The Amycolatopsis mongoliensis genome includes a window with the following:
- a CDS encoding succinic semialdehyde dehydrogenase gives MTVTPLELTRPASVTDAFLRQLVARVPGSSGETWKLTEVYTGEALVELPQSTPADIEQAFAVAREAQRKWAATPLKQRLAVFKRAHALFVDRARAVADLIQVESGKNRRMAIEETCDPAMVMSHYLRRAARLLAPVKRGGPVPLLTSSTEVRQPKGVVGIIAPWNFPFATGISDAIPALMAGNAVVLKPDNKTALSPLYGIRMLEEAGLPKGLFQVVCGEGPDVGPTLIDQADYVMFTGSTATGRVIGERAGRNLIGCCLELGGKNPMIVLDDADISEAVQGAIFGAFGNTGQICMHIERIYLPESRYDEFKDAFVAAAKALDVRAAYDFGPDMGSLVSPDHMRRVKEHVDDAVAKGATVLCGGKPRPDLGPAFFEPTILEGVTKDMVCGVTETFGPVIALHKYRTVDEAVELANDTDYGLNASVWSRDIAAARAVAARLESGNVNVNDILATAFAAKGTPSGGVKSSGVGARHGDQGLLKYTDGQNLAVLKKQVMGPRPGQGYEKYVESMLSGLKLMRKLRIR, from the coding sequence ATGACCGTGACCCCGCTCGAACTCACCCGCCCGGCCTCGGTGACCGACGCGTTCCTGCGGCAGCTGGTCGCCCGCGTGCCGGGTTCGTCCGGCGAGACCTGGAAGCTCACCGAGGTCTACACCGGCGAGGCGCTCGTCGAGCTGCCGCAGTCGACCCCGGCCGACATCGAGCAGGCGTTCGCCGTCGCCCGCGAGGCCCAGCGGAAGTGGGCCGCCACACCGCTCAAGCAGCGGCTGGCGGTGTTCAAGCGGGCGCACGCGCTCTTCGTCGACCGCGCGCGGGCCGTCGCCGACCTCATCCAGGTCGAGAGCGGCAAGAACCGGCGGATGGCGATCGAGGAGACCTGCGACCCCGCCATGGTGATGAGCCACTACCTGCGGCGGGCCGCCAGGCTGCTGGCGCCGGTCAAGCGTGGCGGGCCGGTGCCGCTGCTGACGTCGTCGACCGAGGTCCGGCAGCCGAAGGGGGTCGTCGGCATCATCGCGCCGTGGAACTTCCCGTTCGCCACCGGCATTTCCGACGCGATCCCGGCGCTGATGGCCGGCAACGCCGTGGTCCTGAAGCCGGACAACAAGACGGCACTGTCCCCGCTCTACGGCATCCGGATGCTGGAGGAGGCCGGCCTGCCGAAGGGCCTGTTCCAGGTCGTCTGCGGCGAGGGTCCCGACGTCGGCCCGACGCTCATCGACCAGGCCGACTACGTGATGTTCACCGGCTCCACGGCCACCGGGCGGGTGATCGGCGAGCGGGCCGGGCGCAACCTCATCGGCTGCTGCCTGGAACTCGGCGGCAAGAACCCGATGATCGTCCTCGACGACGCCGACATCTCCGAAGCCGTACAGGGTGCGATCTTCGGCGCGTTCGGCAACACGGGCCAGATCTGCATGCACATCGAGCGGATCTACCTGCCGGAGTCACGCTACGACGAGTTCAAGGACGCCTTCGTGGCGGCCGCGAAGGCGCTGGACGTCCGGGCAGCCTACGACTTCGGGCCCGACATGGGTTCGCTCGTCTCGCCCGACCACATGCGCCGCGTCAAGGAGCACGTCGACGACGCCGTCGCGAAGGGCGCGACCGTGCTCTGCGGCGGCAAGCCGCGTCCCGACCTCGGGCCCGCGTTCTTCGAGCCGACGATCCTCGAAGGCGTCACGAAGGACATGGTCTGCGGCGTCACCGAAACCTTCGGTCCCGTCATCGCGCTGCACAAGTACCGCACGGTCGACGAAGCCGTCGAGCTGGCCAACGACACCGACTACGGCCTCAACGCGTCGGTCTGGAGCCGCGACATCGCCGCGGCGCGGGCGGTCGCGGCGCGGCTGGAGTCCGGCAACGTGAACGTCAACGACATCCTCGCGACGGCGTTCGCCGCCAAGGGGACGCCGTCCGGAGGGGTGAAGAGCTCCGGGGTCGGCGCCCGCCACGGCGACCAGGGCCTGCTCAAGTACACCGACGGGCAGAACCTGGCGGTGCTGAAGAAGCAGGTCATGGGCCCGCGGCCCGGACAGGGCTACGAAAAGTACGTCGAGAGCATGCTGTCCGGGCTGAAGCTCATGCGAAAGCTGCGGATCCGGTAG
- a CDS encoding SRPBCC family protein, translating into MPLETQRVDAPQPGDRRRRDADDRGIVRCEILAADTPELLSFSWRNQETDPPSTVTCQLDETATGTRLTYRHTGFRGAGGFFMARLLHRVRRRMLTEGLPGVLAAGDW; encoded by the coding sequence GTGCCGCTGGAGACTCAGCGCGTAGACGCTCCACAGCCCGGTGACCGCCGCCGCCGTGACGCGGACGACCGCGGCATCGTCCGCTGCGAAATCCTCGCGGCCGACACACCCGAACTGCTCAGCTTCAGCTGGCGCAACCAGGAAACCGACCCGCCCAGCACCGTGACCTGCCAGCTCGACGAGACGGCGACCGGGACCCGGCTCACCTACCGGCACACGGGCTTCCGCGGCGCCGGCGGGTTCTTCATGGCCCGGCTGCTGCACCGGGTCCGGCGCCGGATGCTGACCGAAGGCCTGCCCGGCGTCCTCGCCGCCGGCGACTGGTAA
- a CDS encoding isocitrate lyase/PEP mutase family protein codes for MTSTAEKATRLQELHAAPELLLVVNVWDAITAKVVAETPGTHALATPSHGIAASRGYPDGEKIPRDEMIAEVALIVRTAGDLPVTADLEAGYGDPGGTIARAIEAGAVGANLEDRMKPLGEAVKAVEAAVEAAQKAGVDFVLNARTDAFLKTDPETALTEAITRGRAYLDAGASNFFVPGKLDEAQVARLVEELGERKINLIGIPGSIPLKRAQELGVSRVSYGPWSQNVALTALAKLAEDVYAGGGLPADTRKLN; via the coding sequence ATGACCTCCACCGCCGAAAAGGCCACCCGGCTGCAGGAGCTGCACGCCGCGCCCGAGCTGCTGCTCGTCGTCAACGTCTGGGACGCCATCACCGCCAAGGTCGTCGCCGAGACGCCCGGCACGCACGCGCTCGCCACTCCCAGCCACGGCATCGCCGCCTCGCGCGGCTACCCGGACGGCGAAAAGATCCCGCGCGACGAGATGATCGCCGAGGTCGCGCTGATCGTGCGGACGGCGGGCGACCTGCCCGTCACCGCCGACCTCGAAGCCGGCTACGGCGATCCCGGCGGCACCATCGCCCGGGCCATCGAGGCCGGGGCCGTCGGCGCCAACCTCGAAGACCGGATGAAGCCCCTGGGCGAAGCCGTGAAGGCGGTCGAAGCCGCCGTCGAAGCCGCGCAGAAGGCCGGGGTCGACTTCGTGCTCAACGCCCGCACCGACGCCTTCCTCAAGACCGACCCCGAGACCGCGCTGACCGAGGCCATCACCCGCGGCCGCGCGTATCTCGATGCCGGCGCGTCCAACTTCTTCGTGCCCGGCAAGCTGGACGAGGCCCAGGTCGCCCGGCTCGTCGAAGAACTCGGCGAACGCAAGATCAACCTCATCGGCATCCCCGGCTCGATCCCCCTCAAGCGCGCGCAGGAGCTCGGTGTCTCGCGCGTGTCCTACGGCCCGTGGAGCCAGAACGTCGCCCTGACCGCGCTGGCCAAGCTCGCCGAAGACGTCTACGCCGGCGGCGGCCTGCCCGCCGACACCCGGAAGCTCAACTGA
- a CDS encoding GntR family transcriptional regulator — MLLRLDDRDTSPLHEKIAAGLRRALAAGEVAVGERLPAARELGASLGVNMHTVLRAYAQLADEGLVVMRRGRGVTVAAGPDRAGLHHRIRALVDEARRLGIEREELVTMIREAR; from the coding sequence ATGCTACTGCGACTGGACGACCGGGACACCTCCCCGCTGCACGAGAAGATCGCCGCAGGACTGCGGCGCGCGCTCGCGGCGGGGGAGGTCGCCGTCGGTGAGCGGCTGCCGGCCGCTCGCGAGCTGGGCGCGTCCCTCGGCGTCAACATGCACACCGTGCTGCGCGCCTACGCCCAGCTCGCGGACGAGGGCCTGGTCGTCATGCGGCGCGGGCGCGGGGTGACCGTGGCCGCGGGGCCGGACCGGGCCGGGCTGCACCACCGGATCCGGGCGCTGGTCGACGAGGCGCGGCGGCTCGGGATCGAGCGGGAGGAGTTGGTCACCATGATCAGGGAGGCTCGATGA
- a CDS encoding DUF1648 domain-containing protein: protein MRSAVTRHGIPAVVLLAMVVPALVLAPRLPDPIAVHWGWGGAPDGHAPWWLVTAGAAVFWGVAWVVVARNASAAPGVYGLGGVFLAAHSLGLWANLDATSWERARPVTWSLALGIAVTGLVAAAVGWWLAPGKPPEAALSGTAPSAGLRPGEEAVWSGTAHNFVVLAIAPVAAAVAAVFGRVGVWWAGLLVSLVALMFSTVRVLVGPAGVRVCLGLLGWPRRTLDYDEIAEAGSDRVVPLAYGGWGWRRRPGRTAVVVRAGDGLVLRLRSGGTFLVTVDDARTAAGLVNDYVSRHRSPAS, encoded by the coding sequence ATGAGGTCCGCCGTCACGCGGCACGGGATCCCGGCGGTGGTCCTGCTCGCGATGGTCGTGCCGGCGCTCGTCCTGGCGCCGCGGCTGCCCGACCCCATCGCCGTGCACTGGGGGTGGGGCGGGGCACCCGACGGCCACGCGCCGTGGTGGCTGGTCACCGCGGGCGCGGCGGTGTTCTGGGGCGTGGCGTGGGTGGTGGTGGCCCGGAACGCGTCGGCTGCGCCCGGGGTCTACGGCCTCGGCGGCGTGTTCCTGGCCGCGCATTCGTTGGGGTTGTGGGCCAATCTCGACGCGACGTCGTGGGAGCGCGCCCGGCCCGTGACGTGGTCCCTGGCTCTCGGCATCGCCGTGACCGGCCTGGTGGCGGCCGCGGTGGGCTGGTGGCTTGCGCCCGGGAAACCGCCCGAGGCGGCGCTTTCGGGAACCGCGCCCTCCGCCGGCCTCCGTCCGGGCGAAGAAGCCGTCTGGTCCGGGACGGCGCACAACTTCGTCGTGCTCGCCATCGCGCCGGTCGCCGCCGCTGTCGCCGCGGTGTTCGGGAGGGTGGGCGTGTGGTGGGCCGGGCTGCTGGTTTCGCTCGTGGCGCTGATGTTCTCCACCGTGCGGGTGCTCGTCGGGCCGGCCGGGGTACGCGTGTGCCTCGGCCTGCTCGGCTGGCCACGCCGGACCCTGGACTACGACGAGATCGCCGAAGCGGGCTCCGACCGGGTCGTGCCGCTGGCGTACGGCGGCTGGGGCTGGCGGCGCCGCCCGGGCCGCACTGCGGTCGTGGTCCGCGCGGGGGACGGCCTGGTGCTGCGGCTTCGGTCCGGGGGCACGTTCCTCGTCACCGTCGACGACGCGCGCACGGCCGCGGGGCTCGTCAACGACTACGTCTCCCGGCACCGGTCGCCGGCCTCGTAG
- the mftA gene encoding mycofactocin precursor MftA (Mycofactocin is a small molecule electron carrier derived from the final two amino acids, Val-Tyr, of MftA, the mycofactocin precursor. It plays a role in redox homeostasis and the metabolism of alcohols and aldehydes in Actinobacteria, including Mycobacterium tuberculosis.), producing the protein MTEHPTTTEPAATDEVLTEELLVEEVSIDGMCGVY; encoded by the coding sequence ATGACCGAGCACCCCACCACCACCGAACCCGCCGCGACCGACGAGGTCCTCACGGAGGAGCTCCTGGTCGAAGAGGTCTCCATCGACGGCATGTGCGGTGTCTACTGA
- a CDS encoding phospholipase D-like domain-containing protein, with translation MTTFHSFLDKVDERLGDGLEHVLCAHHRRRLRDLGWGDVLEPGGDRFGGRAAVRDGNHVEVLIDGEEVLPAIEDAIRRAKSHVHIANWHASADFRLTREPGALSLRELLAETADRGVDVRVLLWAGPPVPAFKPTRGLAQREQRKLTDGSAVRCVLDSRERTMHCHHEKLVIVDDAVAFVGGVDFTALEGDRHDSPDHPPRPIGWHDLASRLEGPVVADVADHFRRRWTEVADEDLPEPSVPGPAGGSRVQLLRTVPNSTYDFAPKGEFTILDGYLRALRSARRLVYLENQFLWSPEIAEVLIDKLRTPPDDRFRMVLLLPRKPSNGADTTRGQLGRLVDADGGNGRLLAATISAHDGDASSPVYVHAKVGIVDDEWLTVGSANLNEHSLFNDTEVNIATDDHELARSTRLRLWAEHLGRDVGEVDGDPADVVDHLWRPVAEEQAERERRGEHRTHRLVLLPGVSRRAGRLQGPLRGLLVDG, from the coding sequence GTGACGACGTTTCACTCTTTCCTGGACAAGGTGGACGAACGACTGGGCGACGGGCTCGAGCACGTCCTGTGCGCGCACCACCGGAGACGGCTGCGCGACCTCGGCTGGGGTGACGTGCTCGAGCCCGGCGGCGACCGGTTCGGCGGCCGGGCCGCGGTCCGCGACGGCAACCACGTCGAGGTGCTGATCGACGGCGAAGAGGTGCTGCCGGCGATCGAGGACGCCATCCGGCGGGCGAAGTCCCACGTGCACATCGCCAACTGGCACGCGAGCGCCGACTTCCGACTGACGCGCGAGCCCGGTGCCCTCAGCCTGCGGGAGCTGCTCGCCGAGACCGCCGACCGGGGCGTCGACGTGCGGGTGCTGCTGTGGGCCGGGCCGCCGGTCCCGGCGTTCAAGCCGACGCGGGGCCTCGCGCAGCGGGAGCAGCGGAAGCTCACCGACGGCTCGGCCGTGCGCTGCGTGCTGGACTCCCGCGAGCGGACCATGCACTGCCACCACGAAAAGCTCGTGATCGTCGACGACGCGGTCGCGTTCGTGGGCGGCGTCGACTTCACCGCGCTGGAGGGCGACCGCCACGACAGCCCGGACCACCCGCCGCGGCCGATCGGCTGGCACGACCTGGCGTCCCGGCTCGAAGGACCGGTCGTCGCCGACGTCGCGGACCACTTCCGGCGGCGGTGGACGGAGGTGGCGGACGAGGACCTGCCGGAACCGAGCGTGCCCGGGCCGGCCGGCGGCAGCCGCGTCCAGCTGCTGCGCACGGTGCCGAACAGCACCTACGACTTCGCGCCGAAGGGCGAGTTCACGATCCTCGACGGCTACCTGCGGGCGCTGCGGTCGGCGCGCCGGCTCGTCTACCTGGAGAACCAGTTCCTGTGGTCGCCCGAGATCGCCGAGGTGCTCATCGACAAGCTGCGCACTCCGCCGGACGACCGGTTCCGCATGGTCCTGCTGCTGCCGCGCAAGCCGAGCAACGGCGCCGACACCACCCGCGGTCAGCTGGGCCGGCTCGTCGACGCCGACGGCGGCAACGGACGCCTGCTCGCGGCGACGATCAGCGCGCACGACGGGGACGCCTCCTCCCCCGTGTACGTGCACGCGAAGGTCGGCATCGTGGACGACGAGTGGCTGACCGTCGGGTCGGCGAACCTCAACGAGCACTCGCTGTTCAACGACACCGAGGTCAACATCGCGACCGACGACCACGAGCTGGCCCGCTCGACGCGGCTGCGTCTGTGGGCCGAGCACCTCGGCCGGGACGTGGGCGAGGTGGACGGCGACCCGGCGGACGTCGTCGACCACCTCTGGCGGCCGGTGGCCGAGGAGCAGGCGGAGCGGGAACGCCGGGGCGAGCACCGGACCCACCGGCTGGTGCTGCTGCCCGGGGTGTCCCGGCGGGCGGGGCGGTTGCAGGGACCACTGCGCGGACTCCTGGTCGACGGCTGA
- the mftC gene encoding mycofactocin radical SAM maturase (MftC is a radical SAM/SPASM enzyme that catalyzes the first two steps in biosynthesis of the electron carrier mycofactocin from the terminal Val-Tyr dipeptide of the precursor peptide MftA.), translating into MSLVDEFQYGLDAPICLTWELTYACNLSCVHCLSSSGRRDPRELSTAECKALIDEFERMQVFYVNIGGGEPTVRPDFWELVDYATEHHVGVKFSTNGIKITPHVARRLAGSDYVDVQISLDGATAEVNDHVRGPGSYDTAIRAMGNLADAGFENFKISVVMTRHNVGQLDEFQAIADRYGAQLRITRLRPSGRGADTWDELHPTAAQQRELYDWLVAHGENVLTGDSFFHLAGYGDGGLPGLNLCGAGRVVCLVDPVGDVYACPFAIHDTFLAGNVRGGGGFTSVWRESELFTSLRSPQSGGACTSCSAFDACRGGCMAAKFFTGLPLDGPDPECVRGHGELALAGVAAGSVPKPSLDHSHRRRPVPVTIGMRRPPERACDENPLAGFGR; encoded by the coding sequence ATGTCCCTTGTGGACGAATTCCAGTACGGGCTCGACGCGCCCATCTGCCTCACCTGGGAACTGACCTACGCCTGCAACCTTTCCTGCGTGCACTGCCTGTCCTCCTCAGGACGGCGGGACCCGCGCGAGCTCAGCACCGCCGAGTGCAAGGCGCTGATCGACGAGTTCGAGCGCATGCAGGTCTTCTACGTCAACATCGGCGGCGGCGAACCCACCGTCCGCCCCGACTTCTGGGAGCTCGTCGACTACGCCACCGAGCACCACGTCGGGGTCAAGTTCTCCACCAACGGCATCAAGATCACCCCCCACGTGGCGCGGCGCCTGGCCGGCAGCGACTACGTCGACGTCCAGATCTCCCTCGACGGCGCCACCGCCGAGGTCAACGACCACGTCCGCGGCCCCGGCTCCTACGACACCGCGATCCGCGCGATGGGCAACCTCGCCGACGCCGGCTTCGAGAACTTCAAGATCTCCGTGGTGATGACGCGCCACAACGTCGGCCAGCTCGACGAGTTCCAGGCCATCGCCGACCGCTACGGCGCCCAGCTGCGGATCACCCGGCTGCGCCCGTCCGGCCGCGGCGCCGACACCTGGGACGAGCTGCACCCGACCGCCGCCCAGCAGCGCGAGCTCTACGACTGGCTGGTCGCCCACGGCGAGAACGTGCTGACCGGCGACTCGTTCTTCCACCTCGCCGGCTACGGCGACGGCGGGCTGCCGGGGCTGAACCTGTGCGGCGCCGGGCGGGTGGTGTGCCTGGTCGACCCGGTCGGCGACGTCTACGCGTGCCCGTTCGCCATCCACGACACCTTCCTCGCCGGCAATGTCCGCGGCGGTGGCGGATTCACCAGTGTGTGGCGGGAATCCGAGCTGTTCACGTCGTTGCGGAGCCCGCAGAGCGGCGGCGCCTGCACGTCGTGTTCGGCGTTCGACGCCTGCCGCGGCGGGTGCATGGCGGCGAAGTTCTTCACCGGCCTGCCGCTGGACGGCCCGGACCCGGAGTGCGTACGCGGCCACGGCGAGCTCGCGTTGGCCGGGGTTGCGGCGGGGAGCGTCCCGAAGCCGTCGCTGGACCACTCCCACCGGCGGCGCCCGGTCCCGGTCACCATCGGGATGCGCCGCCCGCCGGAGCGGGCCTGCGACGAGAACCCCCTCGCCGGGTTCGGGCGCTGA
- the mftR gene encoding mycofactocin system transcriptional regulator (MftR, the mycofactocin system transcriptional regulator, is an uncharacterized TetR family DNA-binding transcription factor. Its role is inferred by context. It occurs as part of the biosynthesis locus for mycofactocin, a partially characterized electron carrier derived from the terminal Val-Tyr dipeptide of the precursor peptide MftA, through a radical SAM enzyme-mediated process.), translating into MTDDVLARPANRRGRPPGTSARELEVAALRLFGEQGFHETTVDQIAAAAGVSRRTFFRYYDAKADVLWNEFDTEVETIRALLAEMPADLPVLEAVRRAVLEANHYRADDVPELRRRMTLLSTVPDLVASAAVHYDAWERAVSAFVARRSGQPEDSLYPLVVGRAVLAACRAAYDRWSARADADLTVYLDAALRALAAGLTDDVLGMEPDPLPG; encoded by the coding sequence ATGACCGATGACGTGCTCGCCCGGCCCGCGAACCGCCGGGGGCGCCCGCCGGGCACCAGCGCCCGGGAACTCGAGGTCGCCGCGCTGCGGCTGTTCGGCGAGCAGGGCTTCCACGAGACGACCGTCGACCAGATCGCCGCCGCGGCCGGCGTCAGCAGGCGGACGTTCTTCCGCTACTACGACGCCAAGGCCGACGTGCTCTGGAACGAGTTCGACACCGAGGTCGAGACGATCCGGGCCCTGCTCGCCGAGATGCCGGCGGACCTGCCGGTGCTGGAGGCGGTGCGCCGCGCGGTGCTCGAGGCCAACCACTACCGCGCCGACGACGTGCCGGAGCTGCGCCGGCGGATGACCTTGCTGAGCACCGTGCCGGACCTCGTCGCCAGCGCGGCGGTCCACTACGACGCGTGGGAGCGCGCGGTGAGCGCGTTCGTCGCCCGCCGCTCCGGGCAGCCGGAGGACTCGCTGTACCCGCTGGTGGTGGGGCGCGCGGTGCTCGCGGCCTGCCGCGCGGCCTACGACCGCTGGTCCGCCCGTGCCGACGCCGACCTGACGGTGTATCTGGACGCGGCGCTGCGGGCGCTCGCGGCCGGGCTCACCGATGACGTGCTGGGGATGGAGCCGGACCCGCTGCCGGGCTGA
- the mftB gene encoding mycofactocin biosynthesis chaperone MftB (MftB, a small protein, is a peptide chaperone that assists the radical SAM enzyme MftC in performing two modifications to the C-terminal Val-Tyr dipeptide of the mycofactocin precursor peptide, MftA. MftB's role is analogous to the role of PqqD in the biosynthesis of PQQ, a cofactor that derives entirely from a Tyr and a Glu in the precursor PqqA.), producing the protein MSTEDSPAGFDLDGAWRLDDRVSIRPERFGALLYHFGTRRLSFLKNPTLLDVVRGLARHPDARAACAEAGVGAGELPRYRAALAALAESRMIQPRSL; encoded by the coding sequence GTGTCTACTGAGGACTCGCCGGCGGGTTTCGACCTGGACGGCGCGTGGCGCCTCGACGACCGGGTCTCGATCCGGCCCGAGCGGTTCGGCGCCCTGCTGTACCACTTCGGCACCCGCCGGCTTTCCTTCCTGAAGAACCCGACACTCCTGGACGTCGTCCGCGGCCTCGCCCGGCACCCGGACGCGCGGGCGGCCTGCGCCGAAGCCGGCGTCGGCGCCGGGGAGCTGCCGAGGTACCGCGCGGCGCTGGCCGCACTGGCCGAGTCGCGCATGATCCAGCCGAGGAGTCTCTGA
- a CDS encoding GMC family oxidoreductase, translating into MAKKAPRGDEADYVVVGSGSSGAAIAGRLAQSGASVIVLEAGKSDERLLIKKPGLVGPMHAVPQLKKPFDWGYYGVPQKHVLDRRMPVPRGKVVGGSSSINGMVYVRGNRANFDSWAAEGNTGWDADSVNAAYKRMEDFEDGENAFRGAGGPIRVTRARNPQEGSLQFVDATADALGCKILDDYNAESQEGVSRMQQNAADGLRYSASRGYLHHLAPPTLQLQSGVLVKKVLFDNGRAVGVEVADGRGSRVVRAGKEVILSAGFAGSAQLLMLSGIGHAEHLGKHGIDVLADLPVGDNMHDHMFHALTFHVSSSKNKGSAPYFARGLARELLKPGTTFLANSVFEAVAFLKTSQADAVPDLQLHLLPWAYVSPNQDAPIRHDVDKRPALTVLSTLIYPKSRGTLRLASADPTAAPLIDFQYLSDPADLEVLAEGSEMVREIFASKAFKGAVKEEIHPGKDLRGQELRDAILNRATSVYHGVGTCRMGVDELAVVGPDLKVRGVEGLRVCDASIMPSITGGNTNAPAIMIGEMGAQLVLGK; encoded by the coding sequence ATGGCGAAGAAGGCGCCGCGCGGCGACGAAGCCGACTACGTCGTCGTCGGGTCGGGGAGCTCGGGGGCGGCGATCGCGGGGCGGCTGGCGCAGTCCGGGGCCAGCGTGATCGTCCTCGAAGCCGGGAAGAGCGACGAGCGGCTGCTGATCAAGAAGCCCGGGCTGGTGGGCCCGATGCACGCGGTGCCCCAGCTCAAGAAGCCGTTCGACTGGGGCTACTACGGCGTGCCGCAGAAACACGTTCTCGATCGCCGGATGCCGGTGCCGCGCGGCAAGGTCGTCGGCGGGTCCAGCTCCATCAACGGCATGGTCTACGTCCGAGGCAACCGCGCCAACTTCGACTCCTGGGCCGCCGAGGGCAACACCGGCTGGGACGCCGACAGCGTCAACGCCGCCTACAAGCGGATGGAGGACTTCGAGGACGGCGAGAACGCGTTCCGCGGCGCGGGCGGGCCGATCCGGGTCACCCGCGCCAGGAACCCGCAGGAAGGGTCGCTGCAGTTCGTCGACGCCACCGCCGACGCGCTCGGCTGCAAGATCCTCGACGACTACAACGCCGAGTCCCAGGAGGGCGTCAGCCGGATGCAGCAGAACGCTGCCGACGGCCTCCGCTACAGCGCCTCCCGCGGCTACCTCCACCACCTCGCCCCGCCGACGCTCCAGCTCCAGTCCGGAGTGCTCGTGAAGAAGGTCCTCTTCGACAACGGCCGTGCGGTCGGCGTCGAGGTCGCCGACGGCCGGGGGAGCCGCGTCGTCCGCGCCGGCAAGGAGGTCATCCTCTCGGCCGGGTTCGCCGGGTCCGCCCAGCTGCTCATGCTGTCCGGGATCGGCCACGCCGAGCACCTCGGGAAACACGGCATCGACGTGCTCGCCGACCTGCCCGTCGGCGACAACATGCACGACCACATGTTCCACGCGCTGACGTTCCACGTGTCCTCCAGCAAGAACAAGGGCTCGGCACCGTACTTCGCGCGCGGCCTGGCCCGCGAGCTGCTGAAGCCCGGCACCACGTTCCTGGCCAACTCGGTCTTCGAGGCGGTCGCGTTCCTCAAGACGTCCCAGGCCGACGCCGTGCCCGACCTCCAGCTGCACCTCCTGCCGTGGGCGTACGTGTCGCCCAACCAGGACGCGCCGATCCGCCACGACGTCGACAAGCGCCCCGCGCTGACCGTGCTGTCGACGCTGATCTACCCGAAGAGCCGCGGCACGCTGCGGCTCGCTTCGGCCGATCCCACGGCCGCGCCGCTGATCGACTTCCAGTACCTCTCCGATCCGGCCGACCTCGAAGTGCTCGCCGAAGGTTCGGAGATGGTCCGCGAGATCTTCGCGTCGAAGGCGTTCAAGGGCGCGGTGAAGGAGGAGATCCACCCGGGCAAGGACCTGCGCGGCCAGGAGCTGCGCGACGCGATCCTCAACCGCGCGACGTCGGTCTACCACGGCGTCGGCACCTGCCGGATGGGCGTCGACGAGCTCGCCGTCGTCGGCCCCGACCTGAAGGTGCGCGGCGTCGAGGGCCTGCGGGTCTGTGACGCCTCGATCATGCCGTCGATCACCGGCGGCAACACCAACGCGCCCGCCATCATGATCGGCGAGATGGGCGCGCAGCTCGTCCTGGGAAAGTGA